CATGGTGCTGGAGAATGTATGCTTGAGGCCATCCCGATCATCACGCCAGTCGAGATGCGCATCGATTTGCAAGATGGTGACGGGGCCAAACCGCTCGAACCCCGCGAAGAATGGAATGGGAACCGAGTCATCCCCGCCGAGCAGCAGAGGCACGGCGCCCGCCTTCAGAATGCTCACGGTTGTCGATGTGATCAGCGAGCGATTCTCCTGCGGTGTTGCCGGATCGGTTGGAAGGTCGCCAAGATCAACCGCCCGCAGTCCTTCCGGGATCAAAGGGCCGCCCTGATCGAAATCCCACCGCAAGGGATCACGCGCAATTTGCTCGGTACTTTCTCGTAGAGCCGAAGGAGCGCGTGCGGCATGGCTGGTGGAGCCCGGAACATGCGGCGTCGCGTCCGGCGCACCAAAGATCACGACATCCGCGCTCGAGACTATGTCGGGCGCCGCCGCAGGAAGGCCTAGAAAGGTGGCGGGGGTGACAGGACGTGTCATGGCGTGTGTGGAAGGCCTAAATGCCTATTGGTATTGGCAACGGCAATTGCACGTCCGCGAAGCGTCCTTCATAGCGGTCGGTAAAGGCATGCAGGGCCTCCAGTATATCGCGGAGCTGGAGATCGCAGCGCCGCCGCAATTCGTGAACCACCTCGGCCGACGCATCGCGAACCCAGCCTTGAGCGATATTGAAGACCGCGACCCGGCGCGGGCATTGATAGTTTCCCTCCAGCAGATCCATCACAACGGCTTCGAAGTCGTTGCCAAGGACGGGCGCCTCGCACCAAACAGGGCCCGAGGCGCCACGATCGTCTTCAACGAGATAGATGTCCTGCTCGTCACGCAGGGGGACGATGGACGACATCGGCAACGCCTCCGACTACAGCAAGGCACAGCAGCTGACAGACGCAAAGCTGCGCAGTTACCGTGGCATTGCCCGGGACCGCCCTCATCCGCCTACTGTTCGGTCTGTTCGACGGCGGCTGGCATTTTCGCGACCGACATCAAGGACCGCGCGACCTGGTTGAGCAATTGGTCCGCGTTTTCCTCTTCTGCCAGTGACTTCGATAGGAGGCTGACGACGGCGCTATGGCGTAGCTGCTGGGCAAGGTTGCGCGCTGTCGTGTAGCCGGCAATCTCATAATGCTCGACCCGCTGCGCCGCGCCGATCAGGGCGAGGTCGGCCGCGGCATCTTCCTTCTCCTCGCCCTCGGTCATGACTTCCTGACCTTCTTCGACAAGACCCATCATGCCCTTGCAGGGCTTGGCGCGCGCGGACTTGCCGAGCAACTCAAAGCATTCATTGATGCGCTCGATCTGGGTTTCGGTCTCGCCGAGATGCAGCTCGAACAGCTCGCGCAACTGGTCGAACCGCGCCGCTTCCGCCATCTTGGGAAGCGCCTTCGTCAACTGCTTCTCGGCGTGAAGGATGTCGCGGAGCTCGTCGATCAGCAGGTCGCCAAGACCGGCCTCGTCGACCGGCGGTGAGCTTTCGGTGACGATAGCCGACGCGGGTCCTGGTTCCCCGGCCTGAATGGCCGGCGATTCCGTAAAGACCCATTCGCCGCCTTCGTTCCAGGGCCCGCGGGTGTCGATCTCGCCATGATCGCCGGTGCCCGTGGAGTCGTTGAAGAATTGGTCGACCAGGCCGGGCGTCGGCGCAAGGCGGCCGATACTGAAGGCTGGCTTGCTCATGCTCTCAAGGGCGAGCGAAAAGGCCTTCATATGGGTGATTTCGCGGGTCATGAGGAACTGCAAGGCGTCCTTAGTGCCGGCGTCATCGGTAAAATTTATCAGGCGTTCGTAGACGATCTTGGCCCGCGCTTCGGCGGCGATATTGCTGCGCAGATCCACGTCCAGTTCGCCCGTGATCTTCAGGTAATCGGCGGTCCAGGCGTTGCCTTGCGAGTTGAAGAGGTTCACCCCGCCCCCACCCGCGATCGCGATCAACGGATCGGCCTCGGCAGCCTGGCGATCAAACTTCGCCGGCTTGAGATGCATGCGGGCCAGCGTACCGACGACTTCCAGATGGCTCAGCTCTTCGGTGCCGATATCCATCAGGAGGTCCTTGCGATCAGGGTCTTCGCAATTGAGCCCCTGTATCGAATACTGCATGGCGGCCGCGAGTTCGCCGTTGGCACCGCCGAACTGTTCAAGAAGCATATTGCCAAAGCGCGGGTCCGGCTCATCGACGCGGACGGTGAACATCAACTTCTTGACGTGGTGATACATGGAAAAGCCTCGGGCTTGGAGGGAGATGAGTCCCGAACAGCCAGGCGCTGCGGTTGTTCCTATCTACTGAAGTATCGCGGCATCGACGCTGGCGCGCAGATGCTAGTCTGGCCGCGCCAACGATGCACGGACCACGCTCGTCAGGGAAGCCATGGTATAAGGCTTCGAGAGCCAGCCAAGCGGCGCGAACGGCTCGGCCCGCGTGCGGGTCAGGAGATCATCATGGGCCGTGGCGAAGACGCAGCGCAAGCCGAGCTCGCGAAAGAGATCACCGGCCGCCTCAACGCCGTCGCGTCGGCCAGCCAGACGTATATCCATGATGGCAAGGGCCGGCATCTGTTCCCTTGCCATCGTCAAGGCTTCCTCGGCGGTGGTTGCAATGCCGGTCACTCGAAAGCCGGCATCGAGCAACGCGGCTTCGGCCTGCATGGCGATGAGAAAATCGTCTTCGACGATCAGGACCGCGTGGGACTGATCAACACGATCGCTCGCTTCGTCGGCGGCGGGCGCCATCTTTTTATCAGGCGGATGATCGGTCGGAGCGGCTAGTTCATGGCTATCGGACATGCTCGGCTGCGTCATCATGCACCTCGCGATGCGCCGAAACGAAGCGTAGCGCGCGATGGCGATCGGCTCACGGCAAGCTCGGCATGGAGCTGGCGGGCCAGGCCAAGTACCAGACGAAGGCCCGACGAGGTTTGCCGCGCCGCATTCAAGTCAAATCCGGGCCCGTCATCCTCGACATGAAGCTCGAACTGTCCATCATGCTCAACAAGGCTGACGCGAATGCTGTCGGCGGCTGGATCGCGGATCCCGTGCTTGGCTGCGTTGGTCAGCAATTCATTGAGGATCAGGGCGAGCGGCATGGCAATATCATTGGACAGAGCACCGGTTGCCTGCGTACGCGTGATCTTGATTCTCGCTGGCAGCGTCTGCTGGATCGTTTCGACCACTGCGCCAAGAAACTCATCCGCCGCGAAGCTGGTCGCGTCGGTGGTGCCATAAAGAACACGCTGGGCAGCGGCCATGGCGGCAATCCGGCTACAGGCATCGTCAAGCACACGCCGGGCCTCCTCGCTCCGGGCGCTGCGGGCCGCCGTGTACAGGAGCCCCTGGAGCATCTGCATGTTGTTCTTGGTGCGGTGGTTGAGTTCATTGAGCAGCAGGCGCTGCTGGGTCTCAGCCTGCTTTCGCTCGCTCAAATCAACCAGCATGTTGATGGCGCCGGTGACCCGGCCGGATGCATCGAACAGGGGCGTCGGGAACGGGATGAACGGAACGCGTGTGCCATCCGGCCGCTCGGCAATAGCCTCGACCCCGCGCACCGGACGGCCTTCCTTGAGGGCGACGGCCATCGGGCACTGGTCATGCGGCAACGGCGTGCCGTCGGGGAGATAGAGCTTCCAGGTCACGCACCATTCGTCGCTGCCGAGCAACGGTGTCCGGCCGGCGAATTCGACGGCAGTCTGGTTGAAATAGGTGATCCTTCCGTCGGCGTCGGTCGTGTAGATGGCGGCCGGTATGGCGTCGAGCAATTCCTGCAACCGCTGTTCGCTCTCCTGCAATCTCCTTTCGGAGAGCTTGCGCTCTGTGATATCGCGGGCGATCTTCGAGGCTCCAATGACGCGCCCCATGCGATCGCGGATCGGCGAGATTGTCAGCGAAATGTCGACTAGACTGCCATCTTTGCGGCGACGCACGGTCTCGAAATGATCCACGCGCTCGCCGGCTTTGATCTTGGCCAGAATGCGCGGCTCCTCATCCTGCCGGTCCGGCGGAATAAGCATCGTGATCGATCGGCCGACAGCCTCATCTCGGCTGTAGCCGAACAGACGCCGCGCACCATCATTCCAGGTCTGGATTATGCCATCGAGATTCTTGCTGACGATGGCATCGGCTGACGATTCAACGATGGCCGCCAGTTGCTGGGCATCGCGCTCGGCCAGGCGGCGGGCTTCATCGCCGGAAAGGCGCGCAAGGGCAAAGCCGAGCAGGCGTGCCAGCGTGAGCGCGGTGTCGAGCTCGGACGGCGTGAAATGATGGGGCTCATCATGGTAGGCCATGAACTTGCCGGCAAGCCGGCCATCCTGGACAATGGGCGTAAAGGCCGTGGCTTGAATGCCTTCGTTGAGGATTGTCTGTTTCAGATCATCCGGCAGGTCGCTGCGGGCAGCATCTTCGATGCAAACAGGCGCCGGCCTTGTCTCATTGCGGTCCCACGGGGAATGTCCTTCCACCGCCTTCCGGTAGGCTTCCGAAAGGTCGCGCCAAGCCGCGAACCGCATGATGTCGGCCTGGTCATAGAGTAGGATCGAGGCCCGCGTACAGCCCAGCGCGCGCGTGATAGCATCAAGCGCGGCCTGGTGTATTTGCTCGGCCGATTGGCAGTGCTGAAGTCGCTCCGAGAAAGCGAACAAGGCGGCTTGCTCTTCCATGCGCCGAGCGAGCGCCTGTTCGGCGCGCTTGCGGTCCGTAATATCGTGCTGCACACGGACGGCGTAAAGAAACTTGCCGGCGGCGTCGCGAATGCTCGATGACGTGACGGCCGCCCAGATATGTCCGCCATCCTTGCAATAAATGCGTTTCTCAATGCTGTAGCGATCGAATTCGCCCGCGATCTGGCGGGTGAATTGCGCGCGATCCTCGGCAATATCTTCGGGCAGCGTCTCCTCGAAGATCGTTCGTCCCAAAAGCTCGGAAGCCATATATCCGGTCAGCCGGCAAAGCTGCTGGTTGACCCGTAGCATGCGGCCGTCGCGATCGATTTCGACGATGCCGGCGCCGACATGCTCATAGGTGGCGGCAAGTCGTTCGTCGCGGGCCTGCATCCAGTCGTCGGAACGGGCGTCGCACATTTCGACTCGGCCGCCGATGCGCTCGTGAAAGCAGTTGATGGCCCCGGCCAGGACACCGTCCTCATCGAAGACCGGCGCAATATGGATGGTGACCCAGACGTGTGAGCCATCGGGCCTTTCCAGGCGACCTTCGAGGCCACGGACCGGAGTTCCGGTCCGCAGCACTTCGGCCGTTGGCGTTAGCTCGCGCGAGATCGGCCGTCCATCAAGGAAGAGCTTGTAGGAGCCGCAGAAGAGTTCGCTATCATCTCCAACCCGCGGTGCGCGGCCCCACAAGTCCGCCGCGCGTGAATTGAACCAAAGAATGCGACCCTCCGCGTCACAGGCGTGGATCGCGATGGGAAGCTGCGCGAGGAAAGCGGGTGACGGGCTTTGCAAACCGAGCGCTGCGAGCGGCTCGAGACTGTCAAGATCGACCGCCGTCTGCTGAATATTCATAGGCCTCATCCCCCGCGCCAGGACCAAGAGGGGTGCGGCACCATTGTTCTTCCTGCCCCTGGTCGCCTTGGCCGGTTGGTTCCCGACTCCGCGAAACATGCCTAAACGCCCGGCCGAGATCAAAAGTTCCTAAATCGGGTCTTCCGTAGGGCACACGCGAAGACGAACCATTACGCTACGATAAGCGGAGTCGCTGGGGCTTGCTCTCCGTCTTTCGTCTCAGGCGCCGAGGCAGGCTTCCGCCGATGGTTCACTTCACCACAACGGCTTCATGGTGAAGGACAGAACGGTGGAGGAACGACTGGGCATCCATGAGCTTGGCTTGTTGGATAAGCCGGAGGAGGATCAAATGGACAGCGAAGACGCCTTGGCAAAAGTGAAGGACGTTTCGGAAGGCGTGCGTGAGACCGCCCGCACGGTGAGGCAAAGCTTCGAAGAAGGACAGCCGCCCGGCCAGGCGCTCGCCTTCCTGCGGGATGTGGTGCGAGAGGCCCCGCTGCCCTCGCTGCTCGTCGCCTTCATGCTGGGCTGCCTGATCGCGCGTCGTTAGCCGGGAATATCGCGGTCAATCGCAAGATCATCGAGCAGCGGCGAAGAGCCTCCGGCAAGCAACGCAGCCAGAAGTTCCGCCGCGAGGAAGCTAAAGGTAATTCCGTTGCCGCCATAGCCAAAGGCGGCAAAGATATTCTTGCAGCCGGGCACCGCGCCGATCAACGGCAGGCCGTCATGGGTGGTATCGAAAGCGCCGGACCAGGCGAAGTCGACCCGGTCCGATGCCTGCGGCCAAAGTGTCTTCAGATAATCCTTGAGCGCCGCAACCTTTGTCGGTGTGGCATGATTTCGAGCCTCGGGCTCGATCAACGCGTGATCATCCTCGCCACCAAGGATGATGCGGCCATCAGCGGTGGTCCGTCCATAATGATAGTTCCGGCTCGCTTCCCAGATCAGCGCCTGTTCGGGCCACAGATGGCTCGGCTGCCGGCGGGTCGCGATAGCCCAACTGGAGGCTGGTCGGGCTTTGAGCTTCACGATGTCGGGTACCACATAGCCGGTCGCGAGCACGGCATGGCGCGCCTCGATCGAAAGCCCGCTTTCAAGGCCAACGATGACGCTCTGGGCGGCGCTATCAAAGGCAACCGCATTGTCCTTGAGAAGGCGGGCGCCGCGTCGGACGGAGATATCAAGCAAGCCATGCGTGAGGAGCACCGGATCGGCATCCGCCGCGTCTGCTGACAAAAGGGCGCCCGCCCGCCTGATGCCGAAGCGCCTCAGCAGCGCGGCATGATCGAGATAGAGGGATGGCAGATCGGCACGACGCCTCAGCGCATATTCATCCTGAACAAGCTTCCGACTGTCATCGATGGCGAGATAGAGCGATAGACGTGGCCGCATCTCGCAGGCAATTCCATGCTGCGCAACCAGGGACAGCAGGCCTTGCGCAGCATGGTGGCTGGCTCGATAGCAACGCGCCGCCCTCTCGAAGCCATAGAGCTGCGCGAGTTCGAACAGCGGCCGGTCGATTTCCCAGAGTAGCATGGCGGTGCTGGCCGCCGTGCTACCGAGACTCGGAAGCTCGCGATCGATAATGACAACTTGATGGCCTTGCCGTGTCAGACGCTCGGCCACCAGCGCGCCGGTGATGCCGGCGCCGATGATCAGAACCTCGCATCGAAAGCTGTCAGCTATCGGTTCAATCGGCGGCGGCGGCAGGACGGCCCACGGTGCGCGCGGGCTGCGCAGATCGTCCTGCTCGATGTCATCATTTTTGAAGATGGAACGCTCCCAGGTGCCTTGACCCGCTAGACTTTCACCGGGCGCAAGGCCGACACGGCCGGTGCATTGATCGGCTGTCCGTTGGGGGCAAAGATCGAACCGTGGCACGGGCAGTCCCAGCAGCTCTCAAAGCTGTTCCAGAGCAGATGACAGCCGATATGGGTGCAACTGGCCGAATGAAGATGCAGTTCGCCGGCCTTGTCCTTGTAGGCGGCGATCTTTTCGAGACCACGGCGCAGGATGGCGCCCTCACCCGGCTGAAGCTCTTCCAGCGAGGCGATTTCACCCGGCGCCACGTATTCGGCGAGGTTTTGCAGGATCGTCACGTTCTCGCGCAGGAAATTCTTGGCCGCTGCCAACGGCTTGCGATCCGGCGCATAGACGGACTGCCATGGATGATCTTCACCGAGAATGAGCGCCGTGTTCAGCATCGCGCCCATCACGCCATGGGTCAGACCCTGGCCCGAATCGCCCATCGCAAGGTAGATGCGCTCGCTGCCGGGCTGGCGGCCGATGAAGCCGGCATAGTCGATCGTATCGAGAATCTGGCCCGACCAGCGGT
The genomic region above belongs to Bradyrhizobium arachidis and contains:
- a CDS encoding NAD(P)/FAD-dependent oxidoreductase, yielding MPPPPIEPIADSFRCEVLIIGAGITGALVAERLTRQGHQVVIIDRELPSLGSTAASTAMLLWEIDRPLFELAQLYGFERAARCYRASHHAAQGLLSLVAQHGIACEMRPRLSLYLAIDDSRKLVQDEYALRRRADLPSLYLDHAALLRRFGIRRAGALLSADAADADPVLLTHGLLDISVRRGARLLKDNAVAFDSAAQSVIVGLESGLSIEARHAVLATGYVVPDIVKLKARPASSWAIATRRQPSHLWPEQALIWEASRNYHYGRTTADGRIILGGEDDHALIEPEARNHATPTKVAALKDYLKTLWPQASDRVDFAWSGAFDTTHDGLPLIGAVPGCKNIFAAFGYGGNGITFSFLAAELLAALLAGGSSPLLDDLAIDRDIPG
- a CDS encoding DUF892 family protein — its product is MYHHVKKLMFTVRVDEPDPRFGNMLLEQFGGANGELAAAMQYSIQGLNCEDPDRKDLLMDIGTEELSHLEVVGTLARMHLKPAKFDRQAAEADPLIAIAGGGGVNLFNSQGNAWTADYLKITGELDVDLRSNIAAEARAKIVYERLINFTDDAGTKDALQFLMTREITHMKAFSLALESMSKPAFSIGRLAPTPGLVDQFFNDSTGTGDHGEIDTRGPWNEGGEWVFTESPAIQAGEPGPASAIVTESSPPVDEAGLGDLLIDELRDILHAEKQLTKALPKMAEAARFDQLRELFELHLGETETQIERINECFELLGKSARAKPCKGMMGLVEEGQEVMTEGEEKEDAAADLALIGAAQRVEHYEIAGYTTARNLAQQLRHSAVVSLLSKSLAEEENADQLLNQVARSLMSVAKMPAAVEQTEQ
- a CDS encoding PAS domain S-box protein, whose protein sequence is MNIQQTAVDLDSLEPLAALGLQSPSPAFLAQLPIAIHACDAEGRILWFNSRAADLWGRAPRVGDDSELFCGSYKLFLDGRPISRELTPTAEVLRTGTPVRGLEGRLERPDGSHVWVTIHIAPVFDEDGVLAGAINCFHERIGGRVEMCDARSDDWMQARDERLAATYEHVGAGIVEIDRDGRMLRVNQQLCRLTGYMASELLGRTIFEETLPEDIAEDRAQFTRQIAGEFDRYSIEKRIYCKDGGHIWAAVTSSSIRDAAGKFLYAVRVQHDITDRKRAEQALARRMEEQAALFAFSERLQHCQSAEQIHQAALDAITRALGCTRASILLYDQADIMRFAAWRDLSEAYRKAVEGHSPWDRNETRPAPVCIEDAARSDLPDDLKQTILNEGIQATAFTPIVQDGRLAGKFMAYHDEPHHFTPSELDTALTLARLLGFALARLSGDEARRLAERDAQQLAAIVESSADAIVSKNLDGIIQTWNDGARRLFGYSRDEAVGRSITMLIPPDRQDEEPRILAKIKAGERVDHFETVRRRKDGSLVDISLTISPIRDRMGRVIGASKIARDITERKLSERRLQESEQRLQELLDAIPAAIYTTDADGRITYFNQTAVEFAGRTPLLGSDEWCVTWKLYLPDGTPLPHDQCPMAVALKEGRPVRGVEAIAERPDGTRVPFIPFPTPLFDASGRVTGAINMLVDLSERKQAETQQRLLLNELNHRTKNNMQMLQGLLYTAARSARSEEARRVLDDACSRIAAMAAAQRVLYGTTDATSFAADEFLGAVVETIQQTLPARIKITRTQATGALSNDIAMPLALILNELLTNAAKHGIRDPAADSIRVSLVEHDGQFELHVEDDGPGFDLNAARQTSSGLRLVLGLARQLHAELAVSRSPSRATLRFGASRGA
- a CDS encoding response regulator, whose product is MTQPSMSDSHELAAPTDHPPDKKMAPAADEASDRVDQSHAVLIVEDDFLIAMQAEAALLDAGFRVTGIATTAEEALTMAREQMPALAIMDIRLAGRRDGVEAAGDLFRELGLRCVFATAHDDLLTRTRAEPFAPLGWLSKPYTMASLTSVVRASLARPD
- a CDS encoding arginase family protein, whose amino-acid sequence is MTRPVTPATFLGLPAAAPDIVSSADVVIFGAPDATPHVPGSTSHAARAPSALRESTEQIARDPLRWDFDQGGPLIPEGLRAVDLGDLPTDPATPQENRSLITSTTVSILKAGAVPLLLGGDDSVPIPFFAGFERFGPVTILQIDAHLDWRDDRDGLKHTFSSTMRRASEMPWVERIIQVGQRGIGGSRERDLADARAWGATLFSAATVRRHGVQPVIDLIPPGSHCIVTLDCDGLDPAVIPAVLVPQPGGLGYLDIVELLHGVTQRARIVGFDLVELVPDADVRGLGVLAASRILCVALGCVARQRSAMRLADP